In Zingiber officinale cultivar Zhangliang chromosome 1A, Zo_v1.1, whole genome shotgun sequence, a genomic segment contains:
- the LOC122031309 gene encoding probable polyamine transporter At1g31830: MGEHRLAEDSSINGGAPKLENIHKVSLIPLVFLIFYEVSGGPFGIEDSVQAAGPLLAILGFLVFPFVWSIPEALITAEMGTMFPENGGYVVWVSSALGPFWGFQQGWMKWLSGVIDNALYPVLFLDYLKSGVPALGGGLPRVFAVLILTIALTYLNYRGLAIVGWMAVFLGLFSIAPFVLMGLVAIPKLRPARWLVVNWRSVDWNLYLNTLFWNLNYWDSISTLAGEVDNPKKTLPRPFYALILVVVGYLYPLLAGTGAIPLDRESWTDGYFSDVAKILAGVWLRWWVQGASALSNMGMFITEMSSDSYQLLGMAERGMLPEFFGKRSRYGTPLVGILFSASGVLLLSWMTFQEIVAAENFLYCFGMILEFVAFIKLRLSYPNAPHPYKIPLGTVGCILMIIPPTMLICVVLAFATFKVMTVSILAMLVGFILQPCLKQAEKRRIWKFHTNSNLPEFREAEHDISTIESLID; this comes from the coding sequence ATGGGGGAACATCGCCTTGCCGAAGATAGTTCCATCAATGGTGGAGCTCCTAAACTGGAAAACATTCACAAAGTTTCACTCATACCTCTTGTCTTTCTCATATTCTATGAGGTCTCTGGTGGCCCCTTTGGGATAGAAGATAGTGTTCAAGCTGCTGGTCCACTTCTGGCTATACTTGGTTTTCTTGTGTTTCCCTTCGTATGGAGCATTCCTGAAGCGTTGATCACTGCCGAGATGGGTACCATGTTTCCGGAAAACGGAGGTTATGTAGTGTGGGTCTCCTCAGCTTTGGGCCCTTTTTGGGGTTTTCAGCAAGGTTGGATGAAATGGCTTAGCGGTGTCATAGACAATGCTCTGTATCCAGTCCTCTTCTTGGACTACTTGAAGTCTGGTGTTCCGGCTTTAGGAGGTGGACTTCCAAGAGTATTCGCTGTGTTAATCCTAACAATTGCACTGACGTATCTGAACTATAGAGGGTTGGCCATTGTTGGATGGATGGCTGTGTTTCTTGGGCTCTTTTCGATTGCTCCTTTCGTTTTAATGGGGTTAGTGGCAATTCCAAAACTCAGGCCTGCAAGATGGTTAGTTGTTAATTGGCGCAGTGTTGACTGGAATTTGTACTTGAACACACTTTTCTGGAACCTTAACTATTGGGATTCGATCAGTACTTTGGCGGGAGAGGTGGATAATCCAAAGAAAACTCTGCCAAGGCCCTTTTATGCACTGATTCTAGTGGTTGTTGGCTACTTATATCCCCTCCTTGCAGGTACCGGAGCCATCCCCCTCGATAGGGAGTCATGGACAGATGGTTATTTCTCTGATGTCGCCAAAATCCTCGCTGGGGTCTGGTTAAGATGGTGGGTGCAAGGGGCTTCAGCTCTGTCCAACATGGGCATGTTCATCACCGAAATGAGCAGTGATTCTTATCAACTCCTTGGAATGGCGGAGAGGGGCATGCTCCCGGAGTTCTTTGGTAAGCGATCCCGCTATGGAACACCTCTCGTGGGGATACTGTTTTCTGCTTCGGGTGTGCTCTTGTTGTCATGGATGACTTTTCAAGAGATAGTAGCGGCCGAGAACTTCCTCTACTGTTTCGGAATGATTTTGGAGTTTGTGGCCTTCATAAAACTACGACTGAGCTACCCGAATGCTCCTCACCCATATAAAATTCCTCTAGGGACAGTTGGTTGCATTTTGATGATCATCCCCCCTACGATGTTGATATGTGTAGTTCTGGCTTTTGCCACCTTCAAAGTAATGACTGTGAGCATTTTGGCGATGCTAGTCGGGTTCATTCTTCAGCCTTGTCTGAAACAAGCAGAAAAGAGGAGAATCTGGAAATTCCATACAAACTCAAACCTTCCTGAATTTAGGGAAGCTGAGCATGACATTAGTACTATCGAATCGTTGATAGATTAG